The DNA window AGCGCCTTATCGACGATGGGCCACAGGAGGGCCGCCTCCGGCCGCACGATGTCGAGCGGGGGCGGCTCTTTCCCAAGGATGCCTTCGAAGATCTCGGCGGCGCTCGGGCCCGGAAAGGGCGGCGCGCCGGTCGCCATCTCATACAGCACGGCACCCAGGGAGAAGAGGTCGCTGCGCCGGTCGATCTCCTCGCCCCGCGCCTGCTCCGGCGACATGTACGACGCCGTACCCAACGCGACGCCGGGGCGGGTGCCCACATCGGGCTTCCCGGTGCGCGTGACTTCATTTACGTCGAGCCCCCCGGAGTCCTCGGCCGAGAGCTTGGCCAGGCCGAAGTCGAGCAGCTTAACGTCGCCGCGCTGGGTCACGAAGACGTTGCTGGGCTTGATATCCCGATGGACGATTCCCTTTGCGTGGGCGGCCTCGAGCGCATCCGCCATCTGGGCTCCGAGCTCGAGCACCATCTCTACGGGCAGCGCCTTACCCCCGATGGCGTGCTTCAGGGTCTGCCCCTCGAGCCGCTCCATGACGATGAACGGCTGGCCGTCCTCCTCGCCGACGTCGAAGACACTGCAGATATTGGGGTGGTTCAACGCCGATGCGGCGCGCGCCTCCCGTTGGAACCGCGCGAGCGCGTCCGGCGTGCGCGCGACCTCGGGGGGCAGGAACTTGAGGGCCACGCGACGGCCCAGCCGCGAGTCCTCGGCTTCGTAAACGACGCCCATGCCGCCGCCCCCCAGGGGGGCCAGGATGCGGTAGTGGGCCACGAGCCGCGTGGTCATCGGGCCGGTGAGTGTCGCGTCCCCGAGGCCGCGGTGGGAATTCCCGTGCGCGTGGATCCAGTGGGCGTCACCGGCCGAAAGACGGTGCGAAACGTCCCGAAGATGACCTCGTCGCCGTCGCTTAGCCGCGTCGGACCTTCCCGTCTATCCCCGTTCACCCAGGTTCCGTTCTTGCTGCCCTCGTCGCTGACCCAGACCCCGTTCTCATCGGCGCGGATCCGGGCATGGATCCGAGAAACCCCGGTCGACGGAAGCCGCAGCCCGCACTCCTCGCCCCGGCCGACCAGCGTCTCGCCTCCGGGCACGGGATACTCACGCTTTTCCGCCAGAAGCGTCCCGCGGATCGAAGCCGGCTCAAAGCGCTTCCG is part of the Vicinamibacteria bacterium genome and encodes:
- a CDS encoding FHA domain-containing protein, which produces MGLHFAGFLFDRQARELRRGREAVPLSPKAFQLLALLLDNRPNPLSQQRLRDALWPEAHVGYTSLAQLVAELRRSLGDPARTPRFVRTVSRFGYAFTGDVVEEERKRFEPASIRGTLLAEKREYPVPGGETLVGRGEECGLRLPSTGVSRIHARIRADENGVWVSDEGSKNGTWVNGDRREGPTRLSDGDEVIFGTFRTVFRPVTPTGSTRTGIPTAASGTRHSPAR